From the Dehalococcoidia bacterium genome, the window CAAGCGCATACTTGGTCTCGCGTACGATATGGTCGAGACCATGCGCGAGGCCGGAGGCGTGGGCCTCGCAGCTAATCAGGTCGGTGAACTCCGTCGTCTGATCGTCCTGCAGATCCCTGATGAGGAAGAGGCCAGGATCTACTTCAACCCTGAGATCATCAAGCGCGAGGGCACGCGTGAGGTGGAAGAGGGCTGTCTGAGCTATCCGGGTTACAGGGCAATCATCGAGCGCTCTGTCTGGATCAGGTTCGGCGCACTTGACCACACAGAAAAGGAGATCAAGGTGAAGGCCGAAGGTCTGCTCGCCCAGGCGATGGAGCACGAGGTCGACCACCTGAACGGCATCCTGTACCTTGACCACCTTAGTGATCACACCAAGCTCTATCAGGTGGACGAGAACGGTGAGCCACCTGAATTGGCTGAGGACGACTCCGAGGGGGAGACCCTTGAGGACGAGTACGAGTTGGCTCCCGACACCGACGACGCTCCAGCCTCTATGAATGTCACTTAGCGTAGACTCCCTGCAACGAATCAGATTAGCGTGCCACCCGTGAGGGTGGCGCATTACTTGTATGGACATGACAGAAACCCAGCATGAAGTCCCTTAGCCCCCGTACACGAGCGCTCGCGGCGAAGGCTGCTGGTATATTCGATGCTCGTGGATTACGTGCCTACGTGGTGGGCGGCGCGATTCGCGACGACCTGCTTGGCAGGTCCACAGATGACGTGGACCTCGTAATCGACGGCTCGCCTCACGAGGTTGGGCCCGAACTCGCTCTGGCCTTGGAAGGGCGCCTCGTTTCTCTTGATGTACCCAGGGACATGGTCAGAATCGTGATCCCCTCAGGTTTGTCGACTGTCTATATCGACTTGGCAAAGATGGTCGGCGACACGATAGACGA encodes:
- the def gene encoding peptide deformylase, producing the protein MAVREILEIPHPILRQRAKRVRRIDKRILGLAYDMVETMREAGGVGLAANQVGELRRLIVLQIPDEEEARIYFNPEIIKREGTREVEEGCLSYPGYRAIIERSVWIRFGALDHTEKEIKVKAEGLLAQAMEHEVDHLNGILYLDHLSDHTKLYQVDENGEPPELAEDDSEGETLEDEYELAPDTDDAPASMNVT